A window from Acidobacteriota bacterium encodes these proteins:
- a CDS encoding DUF4440 domain-containing protein — MIRHSLVGIAWTAMVALGLTATPASVRAQTQDERDVVAVVQKVFDAIAACDAAAARALSMPEGRLYRVAVGADVTIRSRTLEEFSAGLAACGQASLERMWQPQVRVHKGIATLWAPYDFWLDGKFSHCGIDSFELVRTPDGWKLAGGTYTVEREGCAPSPLGPPASGGVR, encoded by the coding sequence ATGATTCGTCACTCGCTCGTCGGCATCGCGTGGACCGCGATGGTCGCCCTTGGTCTCACGGCCACACCAGCATCGGTCCGGGCGCAGACGCAGGACGAGCGCGACGTCGTTGCCGTCGTACAGAAGGTCTTCGACGCCATTGCCGCCTGCGACGCGGCAGCGGCCCGGGCCCTCTCGATGCCGGAAGGCCGGTTGTACCGGGTGGCGGTTGGCGCGGACGTGACGATACGCAGCCGCACGCTCGAGGAGTTCAGTGCCGGCCTGGCCGCATGCGGCCAGGCGTCCCTCGAACGCATGTGGCAGCCGCAGGTCCGCGTGCACAAGGGCATCGCCACGTTGTGGGCGCCCTACGATTTCTGGCTCGACGGCAAGTTCAGCCACTGCGGTATCGACAGCTTCGAACTCGTCAGGACGCCTGACGGCTGGAAGCTGGCGGGTGGCACCTACACGGTCGAGCGGGAAGGCTGCGCGCCGAGTCCTCTCGGCCCACCGGCGAGCGGAGGTGTCCGTTGA
- the rocF gene encoding arginase, producing the protein MMVTLIGAPTDVGASQRGASMGPEALRVAGLHRALVSRCLDVVDQGNLAGPGNPELPPVDGCRHLREVVAWNELVHAAARAVLTAGRLPIVLGGDHCLGIGTISAAARHCRDTGRTLRVLWLDAHADFNTSTLSPSGNLHGMPVACLCGFGPPELTGIGGIVPAMEPSAIRQIGIRSVDAGEKRFLHDQQLDVFDMRFIDEVGMRQTMEMALADLDDGTHLHVSFDVDILDPEIAPGVGTAVPGGLSYREAQLCMEMIADTGLLGSLDIMELNPALDERNRTAVLAVDLVESLFGKSTVVRRHAPPSAGLS; encoded by the coding sequence ATGATGGTCACACTGATCGGCGCGCCGACCGATGTCGGGGCCAGCCAGCGCGGGGCATCGATGGGACCGGAAGCCCTGCGTGTCGCCGGTCTGCATCGAGCCCTCGTCAGCCGCTGCCTGGACGTGGTCGATCAGGGGAACCTCGCCGGCCCCGGCAATCCCGAGTTACCGCCCGTCGACGGGTGCCGGCATCTGCGGGAGGTCGTGGCATGGAATGAGCTCGTGCACGCCGCCGCGCGGGCGGTCCTCACAGCCGGACGTCTCCCCATCGTGCTGGGTGGCGATCACTGTCTCGGCATCGGCACCATCAGCGCCGCGGCGCGGCACTGTCGCGACACCGGGCGCACGTTGCGCGTGCTGTGGCTCGACGCGCACGCGGACTTCAACACGAGCACGCTGTCGCCGAGCGGCAATCTTCACGGCATGCCTGTCGCGTGCCTGTGCGGCTTCGGTCCACCGGAACTCACCGGCATCGGCGGCATCGTTCCGGCCATGGAGCCGTCAGCGATCCGGCAGATCGGTATCCGCAGCGTCGACGCCGGCGAGAAGCGGTTCCTGCACGACCAGCAGCTGGACGTGTTCGACATGCGCTTCATCGACGAGGTCGGCATGCGGCAGACCATGGAAATGGCGCTGGCCGATCTCGACGACGGCACGCACCTGCACGTGAGCTTCGACGTCGACATCCTCGATCCGGAGATCGCGCCGGGCGTGGGCACGGCGGTGCCGGGCGGTCTTTCGTATCGCGAGGCGCAGCTCTGCATGGAGATGATTGCCGACACGGGCCTGCTGGGCTCGCTGGACATCATGGAGCTCAATCCGGCGCTGGACGAGCGCAATCGCACGGCGGTGCTCGCCGTCGATCTCGTCGAATCGTTGT